From the genome of Stigmatella aurantiaca, one region includes:
- a CDS encoding Ig-like domain-containing protein, with product MNPTKRLLILSAVFLVSCIQLPEVERPPILTLTLTAPTDTTYTNGAVSIQLQVQGALPEHVELVLDEQPLTRLEAPYRFEWDTRSTPEGTHRLRARARLDGQEFSSEAREVIVDRTPPRLTEQKPTSGAQDVWVREPIEATFSEPVKASTLTQDSVKLEVGGAEAATALSLSPDGKKLTITPVTRPTVPNSIQLSLTEGIVDLAGNPLTPPMGTWTWSLPLSFSVGTLSIPGDTFPYAPHLLITKDNSPLVSWTERTQAPRDPFTIHSHRLASTEWISAGNPLAPQITFENPTWHPHITQLDSSSNPIVAWPQVDDSSPIGAHHLNISQWNTIKWENIAHTSNSNPGMFNIEDKSGFTIRLDDKDIPTLAWSPTNTNLRVWRRVNNTWLELAATLNTKPVIRPDHIQLHLDSTGKPLVAWSEGDILVRRWNGNAWESQGEPIGDLPGDTTAQPESMLLDELNRPILAWTEIDLTTPSTRLIVSRLEGSTWQALGFPLDIINGDDAFISSVNLQRDDAGNLLIAWLSPHSPQHTSGYQINLRRWTGNGWVEIGASLPVAAYRYFPNEPRTMSFAIDRLGRPYIAWPGVLLGSPGEPGVQIHRYNY from the coding sequence CGGTTTTCCTCGTCTCCTGCATCCAGCTCCCAGAGGTCGAGCGCCCACCGATCCTGACGTTAACCCTGACGGCCCCCACAGACACCACCTACACCAACGGAGCCGTCAGCATTCAGCTTCAAGTCCAAGGCGCGCTCCCAGAGCACGTGGAACTGGTGCTCGACGAGCAGCCACTCACCAGGCTTGAGGCCCCCTATCGCTTTGAATGGGACACGCGGAGCACCCCCGAGGGCACGCACCGGCTCCGCGCACGCGCGCGTCTAGACGGCCAAGAATTCAGCAGCGAAGCACGTGAAGTCATCGTGGATCGCACTCCGCCCCGGCTCACTGAGCAAAAACCCACTTCCGGCGCTCAGGACGTCTGGGTTCGAGAACCGATCGAAGCCACGTTCTCCGAGCCGGTCAAGGCCAGCACCTTGACGCAGGACTCCGTGAAACTGGAAGTAGGCGGAGCAGAAGCAGCCACAGCGCTCTCGTTATCACCGGATGGCAAGAAACTGACCATCACCCCCGTCACGCGTCCGACTGTTCCAAACAGCATTCAACTGTCCCTCACAGAAGGAATCGTTGATCTAGCGGGCAACCCACTGACTCCGCCCATGGGCACCTGGACTTGGAGCTTACCGCTCTCGTTTTCGGTCGGGACTCTCAGCATACCGGGAGACACGTTCCCCTATGCTCCTCACTTGCTAATCACCAAAGATAACAGTCCACTTGTTTCATGGACCGAGAGAACACAAGCCCCACGTGACCCTTTCACAATTCACTCCCACCGCTTGGCAAGCACTGAATGGATTTCAGCGGGCAATCCCCTAGCCCCTCAAATCACATTCGAAAACCCTACTTGGCATCCACACATCACCCAACTTGATTCCTCCAGCAACCCAATCGTCGCTTGGCCTCAAGTAGACGACTCTTCACCAATCGGAGCCCACCACCTAAATATCAGCCAATGGAACACAATCAAATGGGAAAACATTGCCCATACCTCAAACTCCAACCCCGGCATGTTCAACATCGAAGACAAATCAGGCTTTACCATCCGCCTTGATGACAAGGATATTCCGACCCTTGCTTGGAGTCCAACAAACACCAACCTTCGCGTCTGGCGAAGAGTCAACAACACCTGGCTTGAACTCGCCGCCACACTCAACACAAAACCAGTCATTCGGCCCGACCACATCCAACTTCATCTGGACAGCACAGGCAAACCCCTCGTTGCATGGTCAGAGGGAGACATCCTCGTGCGCCGCTGGAACGGCAACGCTTGGGAGAGCCAAGGCGAACCCATAGGCGATCTTCCCGGGGATACGACCGCTCAGCCCGAGAGCATGCTCTTGGATGAACTGAACAGACCTATTCTGGCATGGACGGAGATAGATCTTACTACCCCATCAACCCGGCTCATCGTCTCACGCCTTGAAGGCTCAACATGGCAAGCCCTTGGATTTCCATTAGACATAATCAACGGTGACGATGCATTTATCTCATCTGTCAACCTGCAGAGAGATGACGCAGGCAATCTCTTAATCGCTTGGTTGAGCCCGCACTCCCCTCAACACACATCCGGATATCAAATCAACCTTCGGCGCTGGACCGGCAATGGCTGGGTCGAAATTGGAGCATCCCTTCCTGTCGCAGCCTATAGGTACTTTCCCAATGAACCGCGAACGATGTCCTTCGCTATCGATCGCCTGGGAAGACCCTATATCGCCTGGCCGGGCGTACTTCTTGGTTCTCCCGGTGAACCCGGTGTCCAAATCCATCGCTACAATTACTAA